The following DNA comes from Paraburkholderia phytofirmans PsJN.
CATCCGCGATTCTGTTGTTCTGACGCGCCGCCCTGCGCAATTGGCCGAATCTCTCGGAAATGCAGGTGCCGCCATTTTAGTCGAGTCTCCCACTTTCCATGCCCGCCCTCAAAGTCTCTTCCGACCAACGCGCCGAGTTGCGCTCCCAGGCACATGCGCTCAAACCGGTCGTGCTCGTCGGCGCCGAAGGCTTGACCGACGCTGTGCTCTCCGAGATCAAGGTCCACCTTGGCGCCCATCAGCTCATCAAGATCCGCGTGTTCGGCGACGAACGCGAAGAGCGCATCGCGATCTATGAAGAAATCTGCGACAAGCTGAACGCCGCGCCGATCCAACATATCGGCAAGCTGCTGGTGATCTGGAAACCGGAAGCCGCACAGCCGGCCGTGAAGACCAAACGCGGCGCCCTGCCGAGCGCCCGCGAAGCCGCAGTGGAAGCCAAGCCGGGTAAGGGCCGCGCGCCGCGCGTCGTGACCGTAGTGAAGCCCAGCGAAATCCCGATGCGCAAACCCAAGGCCAAAGCAGTCGTGGTGCGCGGCAATGAACGCGTAACGCAAGGCGGCAACATCAAGCGCGCCAAGAAGCGCCAGACCAGCGCGAAGCGCTCGCATCAGTCGTCGAAATAAGCGAATGATGAGCGGTGCGGGCGGCGTCCGCACCTTGCCGTGGGCTGCCTGATCACGATCACGAAGCTCAACGTTGCTCACTCAGCAGGCTCGTCGCGCTCCAGCTTGCATACTCAGCGCCTGAAAGCAGCCACGGCCGCGCGTGTCAGCCGGCCGCCTTCCCTGCCGTGCCGCGAGCAACCTGCTCTGCGGACGCAACGCCTGCGCCGGCGGGCAGTTTCCACACCAGCGCCACTCCCAGCAGGCTTTCGATCAGGTAGAACAGACTCGACACGCCGTGCAAAATGCCGAAGCGTGTTGCATAAGCCGAATGCCCGACATCGCTGCCCGCCTCGAGCGCGGCGATGCGCATTGCATTCATAAAAGGCTGCAACGCAAAGTAACCAACGAGTACGCACACCAGCATGCCGGCGATCAGCCAGCGCAGCCGGCGATACGCATCGCTGCCGCGCCGAACCAGCACGTTCGCGAGACCGAGCAGCAAAATGCCGCACACCGCGCCCAGCACGCCTTCAATGCGGAACAGTTGCGCGGCCACCGCGCCGGCCGTCATCCGGTCGAGCGACGTGAACAGCACGGGCGCGACGGCATAGCCGATAGTCAGCAGACTACCGACCCACACCACCGTCAATAGCCGGAAAAATCGATGCGGCATCAGGGACACCGGAACCGCCTTCAAACGTAGCTAACCGCGATGATTTCGTATTCGCGCACGCCGCCCGGTGCCTGCACCGACGCAACGTCGCCTTCCGACTTGCCGATCAGGGCGCGCGCAATCGGTGAGCTGATCGAGATCAAACCATGGTCGATGTCCGCTTCGTCGTCGCCGACGATCTGATACTTGACCGACGCGCCCGAATCCAGATCTTCCAGCTCCACCGTCGCACCGAACACCACGCGCCCGTCCGCTTCCACAGCCGCCGGATCGATGACTTGCGCGCCTGCCAGCTTCGATTCGATTTCGGCAATCCGGCCTTCGATAAAGCCTTGCTTTTCCTTCGCCGCGTCGTATTCCGCGTTTTCCGACAGATCGCCCTGGGCACGCGCTTCCGCAATCGAATTGATCACCGAAGGACGCTCAACCGATTTCAGGCGCTGCAATTCATCGCGCAACATTTCCGCGCCGCGCTTAGTCAATGGAACAGTGCTCATAAACAACTCTATGCAAAAAACAGCCGTAAAAAAAATCACCGCGGTTAAGTGCATTCCGCGGGGGCCGGAGCGCCGGGCAAAGCCCGGCGTCAAGCACCTGCGGAACGCCGCTTAACCGCGGCACTTACATCTTGGACAGGTATTCGAAGCCTTAGTTTAGGCGAGCGTGGAGGCCTTGTAAATCATAGACTTCCAGGTCCTTCAAATAGCGCAAACCTTCCACAGCGGCACGCGCACCGGACATGGTCGTGTAGTACGTGACCTTGTTCGCCTGCGCGCTCATGCGGATCGAACGCGAGTCGGCGATCGCGGCGCGGGTTTCGTCGACGGTCGTGAAGACCAGCGCGATCTCACCGTTCTTGATCATGTCGACGATGTGCGGACGGCCGTCCTTTACCTTGTTGACGACCTTCACCGGCACGCCGGCCGCTTCGATCGCGGCGGCCGTGCCCTTGGTCGCGACGATCGGATAACCGAGTTCGTGCAGCATGCGCGCGACTTCGACGGCCTTCGGCTTGTCGGCGTCCATCACGGTCAGCAGCACCGTGCCCGACTCCGGCAGACGCGAACCCGCCGCGAGTTGCGACTTGAACAGCGCTTCGCCGAACGTCTGGCCCACGCCCATCACTTCGCCGGTCGAACGCATTTCCGGTCCGAGCACCGGATCGACTGCCGGGAACTTGACGAACGGGAACACGGCTTCCTTCACGCTGAAGTACGGCGGATCGATTTCCTTCGTCACGCCTTGATCGGCGAGCTTCTGGCCGACCATGGCGCGCGCCGCGATCTTCGCGAGCGGCAGGCTGGTTGCCTTCGACACGTACGGCACCGTGCGCGAGGCGCGCGGGTTCACTTCGAGCACGTAGATAACGTCTTCTTTCGAGCCGTCTGCCTGCGGCACCTGCTGAATCGCGAACTGCACGTTCATCAGGCCGATCACGTTCAGCGCCTTCGCCATTGCGCCAGTCTGGCGCTTCAACTCAGCAACGGTTTCCTTCGACAGCGAATACGGCGGCAGCGAGCACGCCGAGTCGCCCGAGTGCACGCCCGCCTGTTCGATGTGCTCCATCACGCCGCCGATAAACACCGCTTCACCGTCGGAGATGCAATCCACGTCGCATTCGATCGCGTCGTTCAAAAAGCGGTCGAGCAGTACCGGCGAGTCGTTCGACACCTTCACGGCCTCGCGCATATAGCGTTCGAGGTCGCGCGGCTCGTGCACGATTTCCATCGCGCGGCCGCCCAGCACGTACGACGGGCGCACCACCAGCGGATAACCGATTTCGTCGGCGAGCTTGAGCGCTTCGTCTTCGGCGCGCGCGGTACGGTTCGGCGGCTGACGCAGGCCGAGGTCCTGCAGCAGCTTCTGGAAACGCTCGCGGTCTTCCGCGGCGTCGATCATGTCGGGCGACGTGCCGACGATCGGCACACCGTTCGCTTCGAGATCCAGTGCTAGCTTCAGCGGCGTTTGACCGCCGTATTGCACGATCACGCCGACCGGCTTTTCCTTGTCGACGATTTCGAGCACGTCTTCGAGCGTCAGCGATTCGAAGTACAGACGGTCGGACGTGTCGTAGTCGGTCGAAACGGTTTCAGGGTTGCAGTTGACCATGATCGTTTCGTAGCCGTCTTCGCGCATGGCGAGCGCGGCGTGCACGCAGCAGTAGTCGAACTCGATGCCCTGACCGATCCGGTTCGGGCCGCCGCCCAGCACCATGATCTTCTTGTTGCTGGTCGGGTTTGCCTCGCACTCTTCCTCGTAGGTCGAGTACATGTAGGCGGTTTTCGTGGCGAACTCGGCCGCGCACGTATCCACGCGCTTGTACACCGGGCGCACGTTCAACTCGATACGGCGTTGACGCACTTCCGCCGGCTTTGCGCCGAGCAACTTGGCGAGACGGCGATCCGAGAAGCCGCTTTGCTTCAGATACTTCAGCTCTTCCTTCGAGAGGCTGGCGAGCGTACGGCCGGCCAGCGCCTTTTCCTTCAGGATGATCTGTTCGATCTGCGCGAGGAACCACGGGTCGATCGAGGTTTCTTCGAAAATCTCTTCGGCCGTCATGCCGACGCGGAACGCGTCGCCCACGTACCAGATGCGATCCGGACCGGCTTCGCCGATCTCGCGGATGATCTCGTCGCGGTTATCGGTCTTTTCGTCCAGACCGTCCACGCCGACTTCCAGACCGCGCAGCGCCTTCTGGAACGATTCCTGGAAGGTGCGGCCAATCGCCATCACTTCGCCGACCGACTTCATCTGCGTGGTCAGGCGCGAATCGGCTTCGCGGAATTTTTCGAACGCGAAACGCGGGATCTTGGTAACGACGTAATCGATGGTCGGTTCGAACGACGCCGGAGTCTGGCCGCCGGTAATTTCGTTCTTCAGTTCGTCGAGCGAGTAGCCGACCGCCAGCTTCGCCGCGATTTTCGCGATCGGGAAACCGGTCGCCTTCGACGCCAGCGCCGACGAGCGCGACACACGCGGATTCATTTCGATCACGACCATCCGGCCGTCTTTCGGATTGATCGAGAACTGCACGTTCGAACCGCCGGTGTCGACACCGATCTCGCGCAACACCGCGAGCGATGCGTTACGCAGGATCTGATATTCCTTGTCCGTGAGCGTTTGCGCCGGCGCGACGGTGATCGAGTCGCCCGTGTGGATGCCCATCGGGTCCAGGTTTTCGATCGAGCAGACGATGATGCAGTTGTCCTTTTTGTCGCGGACCACTTCCATCTCGTACTCTTTCCAGCCGAGCAGCGACTCTTCGATCAGCAACTCGCGCGTGGGCGACAAATCGAGACCGCGCTTGCAGATCTCTTCGAACTCGTCGCGGTTATACGCGATGCCGCCGCCCGAACCGCCCAACGTGAACGACGGACGAATCACGACCGGATAGCCGCCGCTGCCCGTTTGCGAAGCGATGTCCGCTTGCACCGCCAGCGCTTCTTCCATGGAATGCGCGGTGCCCGATTTGGCCGAACCGAGGCCGATCTTGGTCATCGCATCTTTGAACTTCTGGCGGTCTTCCGCCTTGTCGATCGCTTCCGGCGATGCGCCGATCAGCTCGACCTTGTACTTCTCCAGCACGCCGTGCGCGTGCAGATCGAGCGCGCAATTCAGCGCGGTCTGGCCGCCCATCGTCGGCAGGATCGCGTCGGGGCGCTCCTTGGCGATGATGCGCTCCACCACTTCCCACGTGATCGGCTCGATGTAGGTCACGTCGGCCGTGTTCGGGTCGGTCATGATCGTCGCCGGATTGCTGTTGACGAGAATGACCTTGTAGCCTTCCTCACGCAGCGCCTTGCATGCCTGCGCGCCCGAGTAATCGAACTCGCACGCCTGGCCGATGATGATCGGACCCGCGCCGATGATGAGGATGCTCTTGATGTCTGTCCGCTTGGGCATAACGCTCTCGCTAATGTATTCCTGTGTCCACCGGAGTTGGCGCTTTAGCGCCTTACTCCGGTGCCATGCAACCTGGTTGCTGTTCTTTCCGCCGGCACGCGCCGCTGTGGCGTTGCGCGCGCTCTGCTCTGTCTGCTGCGGCTCGCCGCGTGTGCGCCGCTGTGCGTCGATCACGCGCAGCGCGGCGCGAGCCGTGCGCCGCCGAAACTTTGATGCCGCCTTATGCCGCTGCGGTCTTGCCGGCCTTCTTCGTGTCCATCAACGCCGTGAAGCGGTCGAACAGATAGGCGATGTCGTGCGGACCAGGCGATGCTTCCGGGTGACCCTGGAAGCAGAACGCCGGCTTGTCAGTCAGCGCAAAGCCC
Coding sequences within:
- the carB gene encoding carbamoyl-phosphate synthase large subunit; translation: MPKRTDIKSILIIGAGPIIIGQACEFDYSGAQACKALREEGYKVILVNSNPATIMTDPNTADVTYIEPITWEVVERIIAKERPDAILPTMGGQTALNCALDLHAHGVLEKYKVELIGASPEAIDKAEDRQKFKDAMTKIGLGSAKSGTAHSMEEALAVQADIASQTGSGGYPVVIRPSFTLGGSGGGIAYNRDEFEEICKRGLDLSPTRELLIEESLLGWKEYEMEVVRDKKDNCIIVCSIENLDPMGIHTGDSITVAPAQTLTDKEYQILRNASLAVLREIGVDTGGSNVQFSINPKDGRMVVIEMNPRVSRSSALASKATGFPIAKIAAKLAVGYSLDELKNEITGGQTPASFEPTIDYVVTKIPRFAFEKFREADSRLTTQMKSVGEVMAIGRTFQESFQKALRGLEVGVDGLDEKTDNRDEIIREIGEAGPDRIWYVGDAFRVGMTAEEIFEETSIDPWFLAQIEQIILKEKALAGRTLASLSKEELKYLKQSGFSDRRLAKLLGAKPAEVRQRRIELNVRPVYKRVDTCAAEFATKTAYMYSTYEEECEANPTSNKKIMVLGGGPNRIGQGIEFDYCCVHAALAMREDGYETIMVNCNPETVSTDYDTSDRLYFESLTLEDVLEIVDKEKPVGVIVQYGGQTPLKLALDLEANGVPIVGTSPDMIDAAEDRERFQKLLQDLGLRQPPNRTARAEDEALKLADEIGYPLVVRPSYVLGGRAMEIVHEPRDLERYMREAVKVSNDSPVLLDRFLNDAIECDVDCISDGEAVFIGGVMEHIEQAGVHSGDSACSLPPYSLSKETVAELKRQTGAMAKALNVIGLMNVQFAIQQVPQADGSKEDVIYVLEVNPRASRTVPYVSKATSLPLAKIAARAMVGQKLADQGVTKEIDPPYFSVKEAVFPFVKFPAVDPVLGPEMRSTGEVMGVGQTFGEALFKSQLAAGSRLPESGTVLLTVMDADKPKAVEVARMLHELGYPIVATKGTAAAIEAAGVPVKVVNKVKDGRPHIVDMIKNGEIALVFTTVDETRAAIADSRSIRMSAQANKVTYYTTMSGARAAVEGLRYLKDLEVYDLQGLHARLN
- a CDS encoding YhbY family RNA-binding protein, with translation MPALKVSSDQRAELRSQAHALKPVVLVGAEGLTDAVLSEIKVHLGAHQLIKIRVFGDEREERIAIYEEICDKLNAAPIQHIGKLLVIWKPEAAQPAVKTKRGALPSAREAAVEAKPGKGRAPRVVTVVKPSEIPMRKPKAKAVVVRGNERVTQGGNIKRAKKRQTSAKRSHQSSK
- a CDS encoding DUF4149 domain-containing protein, with the protein product MPHRFFRLLTVVWVGSLLTIGYAVAPVLFTSLDRMTAGAVAAQLFRIEGVLGAVCGILLLGLANVLVRRGSDAYRRLRWLIAGMLVCVLVGYFALQPFMNAMRIAALEAGSDVGHSAYATRFGILHGVSSLFYLIESLLGVALVWKLPAGAGVASAEQVARGTAGKAAG
- the greA gene encoding transcription elongation factor GreA; translated protein: MSTVPLTKRGAEMLRDELQRLKSVERPSVINSIAEARAQGDLSENAEYDAAKEKQGFIEGRIAEIESKLAGAQVIDPAAVEADGRVVFGATVELEDLDSGASVKYQIVGDDEADIDHGLISISSPIARALIGKSEGDVASVQAPGGVREYEIIAVSYV